From Micropterus dolomieu isolate WLL.071019.BEF.003 ecotype Adirondacks linkage group LG06, ASM2129224v1, whole genome shotgun sequence:
tgactgctgttcaatatCATAGTTCAAAAGTTTTAGTAGTTGACGCTAGTAGTTATCTTGTCACAAGATCGCTGACGTAATTTCTGAcataatctgcactctgcgcatgcgttggcgtctgtagccacctgtcggaagctccgtcttacaCCGGACTcctatccagttttaatccactcgttacattttttatatcctttttatttaacttaagtttaacttaagttttacatgggttaaggattttagtcatccgacatggattttaagatagatgaccgtaaaaacgcgatcaacgctactgatcgcaacaaagctccagcggctatgctagccgagataactctgccccatgaggactgcacactccttaagaaagcgaacaagaagattgctgaccttatggaagacatccgacgactttcagaggaactcaaagagaaagattccctgctgactggctttatggatgtagcttcagtacaagccaaacagattgtttctcttagcgcaaccgctaacatccaggacaccgtgttatgtGACCCCTCTTGCCTTCCTAGGcattcatcctgctcgactccaaagcatcagtcaacctgggctgaagtggtggtccgtggctgcaagagaggctcggatggggctgcctctcctccgtccatcggcctctccaaccgctatgcagccttgtctaacgacactccggtccatccagcggatgcacctgcggcttcgaatCTCCCCGATGCAGATCTCTTTCGGTGCatagtgcctgccgacactgttgcatctcctccactgtctacatctcctgcactgggccaccggtctgccgctgggcctgatcggcagCCGTCATCCcagtcaaaaacctccgcttcccgacgtaggatcctgaaggaggctgtgctcagacgctccggaggccgtctctaccctgcaccggcgggtagcccttctcttaggtctgttactgctactccagcaacactcggcagctcacacacacacacactccatcctcagtccgcacgcagtgttgatgTAGaatctgctcagtcctgctctggaaccccacaaccggcatctcctcgtcctcttttctccccaaccacactaataattggtgactccataaccagaaacatccgtttctttaacactaccactcactgcttcccaggtgccaccacggctgacattttaaaaaaactccaggaacTAATGCAGTCGCTCCCGTCccccatcacaagagtgatagtccatatcggaacacagctcttcagcagtctgagctgacaaaatcagattttaaccgtcttcttagctttttaaagcagtgtggaaagtccgtttttatctctggtcccattcccacagttggtcgcggtgctggccgcttcagtagactccttggcctccacgactggctccagtctgcctgcagggctcaccatgtgtgttatgtggataatttttatattttctggcaaagaatgtctctttttaagacagacggacttcacccaaacaaacggggctcagaaatgttagctgcgcacatacagcatgtggtgcggtccacacgtgacttacgtgaatgactaatcattcatgcagcacacctggacacaccaccagtcactgaacagatctctgcctcactgccacaaacaactgtctccacctgctggcatgtaaagccgtctgttcccagcgctgttccaaagacttctattcctgtcatcatcacgcatagaccagtaaaccgaaatgtgcacatcccacacagaaatattagtaatctcttaaggattaggacaactgcaccaaccagcacccagaacaaactcatttaaaatgtctcttcagtgtgagatcactttcaagtaagacttttatcttaaatgattttatcttgtctgcaaatctagattttatgtttttaactgaatcctggtaccagatgaatgactatagccagctagctgaactgtgtccgcctcaatatgattgttttagtcagccgagggtcagtggtcgtggtggtgggttAGTGAGCTTGTATAGAAAAAACttaatgtcatcaagtacgctgtgatgaatttaactcttttgaagttctcactcttaaacttggagggctgcaacctatcatatttgttataatttatcgcccccccaaaaccgcctggaggatttttggagagtgacccagcccgatggcctctctctctgtacatcaaacacagcttatataggacatgtttaggtatctgctaaataccatataagggtcacGGTCTGCAATCTAAagctccaatccatataagggcaAAGTTCTAAAGGATAAGTGTAGACATCTTGTTGGacaccatagaagggttcagtcccttcaTAAACACTAATCACTACTCCCCCtaacactgggtcagaggtcaaattccataggagggttcactctttacacacccatcaatcattactcgcccttaagagttcactgggcctctgtccagctgctagagagtgttattttaaactgtaatgtcaaatgcacatatgttatacaccacacccgcatctttaatgaacaaagtgtttcaaagttttgcacattctttcagagccaaagccaacacctgtctgattccaacaccaacaatctggttgatcacttcaatcatatctgcttgtcgtcactaaatattactgctcctctaaaggttaggcctacgtctaaagctagtaagcaaccctggataaatgacagcattcgcagcctaaaaagggaatgcaggaaagcagagcgcagatggaaaaaatccagtctccaagtccattacctcagtctgaaggatttatcaattaaatacaataacatggttaaggatgcaagaacacaccatttttctgaactcattactacataaacacaatcccaggtttctgtttaagactgtggatcagctggtaaacccaacccctccttgtgcctcagctggaagtaatgactgaattgtttttatcttattttacccaTAAGGTGGtgtcagagcctctattacccccatggcctcttactcagaggttcctcaccagcaacaagagagttttaaccagttttatcccatcgacttgtctgagcttttaaaaacagtatcacaaatgagagtgtcctctgGCCCatttgatgtaatacctacaaagtttttactgaaagtaatagattctgttgggccccatttgatctgttttcaacagctccctatctactggttgtgtccctgattattttaaaactgcttgcgtgaacccacttttaaagaaacctagatccctccctcccacataattttagaccaatttcaaaactgccttttattgcaaagattctagaaagaattgtgtccaaacagctgttCACTGTACTAGAAaataagtttcagtctggtttcaggaagtaccacagcactgagactgccctgcttaaagtcaccaatgaccttttaatgtctgctgatgaaggtatgtgctcagtccttgtattcctggaccttagtgctgcttttgacaccattgatcacaacatgttagacagactgaggcactgggtgggaatctctggtactgctagaatggttttcatcctacctgtcaaataggaagttttgcatgtctgtaaacaactatgtctcctcattatgTCCAGttagttaaatatggtgtgcctcaggggtcggtcttaggacccattttgttttccttgtatctgcttccccttggacagattatccataaacatggcatttcttttcatatttatgctgatgacacacaaatatacttgcccgtcagatctacagaccctggaatgctgagttcacttaactgcctttgtgaagttaaaaaatggatgtcaaatcaaatactgccatctgctggttccctagtaaatcacattaagcctgtggcaaagaaccttggtgtttggtttgatagtaatttaaatttcaagcagcacaccacaaagcttgttcaatcatgtttttatccacttagaaatatagtaaaaattcaatctatgttgacacagaccattttacacgccttcatctcatcacgcctggattattgcaaaagccttttcacctgtttaacccaaaaatctattgatagaccccagactgtccagaattcagctgccaggcttttaaccagaactaagaaatatgaccacattactcctattttagcttcattacactggctcccagtatgttttagaattgactttaaaattctattgatcacttttaaagctcttcatggcctctcgccttgttatatttctgaccttttagtcccatgaacaccagcacgtaccttgagatcctcgggcagaggtctgttgtctgttccagagtctcgactgaaaactaaaggggacagagcgtttgctgtcagggccccgaggctctggaacagcctgcccgaggaaatcaggtcggctgagtcagtgaactcttttaagtcccttcttaaaacatacttttataggagagcctttcccgatcttatttgactttatccgttttattttatatttattttagtctttttaatgttttcatgcttttatcttgtattgtttttgtattattgtctttacacttgttaaagcactttgtagagcacttttcaaaatcctcctcctcctccagtgaGATTAGCTCAGCAGCCAGCAATGGCTTCTCCTTCCTCGCattcctactttctcctgctcggtgtgtcagatgttcagttactcctctgcctcctttagtggtaatggtacgtgtaataagtagtttatttatagacatggaggcgaggctcagtgatttagaagtccgtctctgcaccttggtagatcagtctttagctactgtagctagccagtccccggtagttgGTGCgaaacggcctgagttagcctctggtagccgtcccccggcatcccctgtgcagccaggaaggggtggctgggtgactgtctgaaggaggaatagtcgtaagcattcaaagcccacggggcaccatcaacctgttcacatTTCtgagattttccccactcagcgacacacccgctgagaaaccaactctgatcattggcagctccgttttgagaaatgtgaagttagcgaagccagcggccatagttaagtgcatccctggggccagagcgggcgacattgagtcttatttgaaactgctggctaaggataaacgtaaatacagtaagattgttattcacgtcggcggtaatgactcccggttacgccaatcggaggtcactaagattaatgttgagtcggtgtgtacatatgcaaaaactatgtcggacaccgtagttttctctggacctctgccaaatctgaccagtgatgacatgtatagccgcatgtcgtcattccgccgctggttgtcgaggtggtgtccagcaaacgatgtgggctttgttgatcattggcagNNNNNNNNNNNNNNNNNNNNNNNNNNNNNNNNNNNNNNNNNNNNNNNNNNNNNNNNNNNNNNNNNNNNNNNNNNNNNNNNNNNNNNNNNNNNNNNNNNNNCTCCTGCTCCACTTCCTGCACCTcatgttcctcctcctccaccttctgcaTCTCCTGCTCCACTTCCTGCTCCTgcacctcctgctcctcctcctccatctcatgttcctcctcctgcacctcctgctcctcctccacctcctgcatctcctgctccacctcctgctcctcctccacctcctgctccacctcctgctccacttcctgcacctcctgttcctcctcctccaccttctgcatctcctgctccacctcctgctcctcctcctccatctcatgttcctcctcctgctcctcctccacctcctgcatctcctgctccacctcctgctcctcctccacctcctgatccacctcctgctcctcctccacctcctccacttcctccacCTGCcccacctcctgctcctcctccacctcctgcacCTCAtgttcctcctgctcctcctccacctcctgcatCTCAtgttcctcctgctcctgctcctcctcctgctcctcctcctgctcctcctccacctcctgcatCTCAtgttcctcctgctcctgctccacctcctgctcctcctcctgcacctcTTGCTCCTCATCCACTTCCTTCACCTCCTGCACCTCATGTTCCTCTTGCTCCTCCTCAACCTCCTGCTTCTCCTGCAacacctcctgctcctcctcctgcacctcTTGCTCCTCATCCACTTCCTTCACCTCCTGCACCTCATGTTCCTCTTGCTCCTCCTCAACCTCCTGCTTCTCCTGCAacacctcctgctcctcctcctgcacctcTTGCTCCTCATCCACTTCCTTCACCTCCTGCACCTCATGTTCCTCTTGCTCCTCCTCAACCTCCTGCTTCTCCTGCAacacctcctgctcctcctcctgcacctcTTGCTCCTCATCCACTTCCTTCACCTCCTGCACCTCATGTTCCTCTTGCTCCTCCTCAACCTCCTGCTTCTCCTGCAacacctcctgctcctcctcctgcacctcTTGCTCCTCATCCACTTCCTTCACCTCCTGCACCTCATGTTCCTCTTGCTCCTCCTCAACCTCCTGCTTCTCCTGCAacacctcctgctcctcctcctgcacctcTTGCTCCTCATCCACTTCCTTCACCTCCTGCACCTCATGTTCCTCTTGCTCCTCCTCAACCTCCTGCTTCTCCTGCAacacctcctgctcctcctcctgcacctcTTGCTCCTCATCCACTTCCTTCACCTCCTGCACCTCATGTTCCTCTTGCTCCTCCTCAACCTCCTGCTTCTCCTGCAacacctcctgctcctcctcctgNNNNNNNNNNNNNNNNNNNNctgctcctcctcctgcacctcTTGCTCCTCATCCACTTCCTTCACCTCCTGCACCTCATGTTCCTCTTGCTCCTCCTCAACCTCCTGCTTCTCCTGCAacacctcctgctcctcctcctgttcctaCACCTCTTGCTCCTCATGTTCCTCCTGCTAATCCTGCTCCTCCTCAACCTCCTGCATCTCTTCCACCTGTtccacctcctgctcctcctccacctgcacAGCTCCCTGCTCCTCTTGTCTTCATCTACTTCACCTCATCTGCCACCTCCTTTATTTTGAGTTCCACGTCCGctgcttctccttcctcctcttccactgTTGGAAATtcactaagtacatttactcaagtactgcacttaagtacaCAATCAATGTACTTGTActtcacttgagtattttcattgtatgctgctttatacttcttctccacttcatttatctgacagcagGAGTTACTCGTCACTTTACATGTAAACTCAGCTCGtttgattttaaaacaattacattttaaatattttgtattgtaaatttatatttatgattcttTACTTTTGCagtacttttttcttttctcttttgtttgtatgtgaagaactacttggcaataaacagATTTCTTAACTGATACAGAGTAGGATTTTAAAGTATGAACAAAACATCTGATTATTAAAACACTGTTACAGATTAAAGTACTCagtaatatataaaaaactTAGTACTAGCTCCACATCAGTAAAATGTGTTAGTATAAACGCCAGTTTTCTGCAGAACCTACTCTCACTTGTActggagtatttttatattcctgtactgctacttttacttacctaaatgatctgaatacttcttcatGTTCTTCTTCACTTGGTTCCAGATGACGAACCCGGCCATCCAGAACGACTTCAGCTACTATCGCCGAACCATCAGCCGCATGAGGATCAACAACGTGTCTGTAAGAAACACAAACTGCATGAAACTGAAATATCCTGCATCCTATTAAACACATCTGGACACATTTAGTTTTGGATCTTTAGGAACTCGTGTAGGAGATAAAGTCCCAGATACCTTTTTAAATCATCTTGAAAAGTTTCCTAAAGGTTTATCATTTGTTCAGGCCGACCGAGGAAATGAGGTCAACAACGAGCTGGCCAATCGGATGTCTCTGTTTTACGCCAGCGCCACGCCGATGCTGAAGACGCTAAGTGACGCTACGTCAAAGTTCGTCTCAGACGTGAGTCCGTCCagatttgtgtgtctttgtgatgttatagttttgtttttagtaaTGCGTTCTGTGTATTCATTTACTGAATGTATTAATTAACAGCTCACGTACTCATTAACTGCTAACTTTGAGTACctcagtatgttttatttcttccttGGTTGCTGAGAAAACtgcaagaaacaaaaaacagcacgaacacacacataaaagttCTGCATCATTAGTTCAAAGTTAATGTTAAAGCTCGGGGCAGAGTCTGactccctcccttcaggcctcctcTTCAGGCAGGTCGGCAGGTGAAAGAAACCAGATTTATTTCAGTGCTTTTGATTCATTGATTGAAATAAATGATATAGAGAAAATCACTCATTAAATTGCGTCACATTGTTGTTGTAATGAAGCTTTCAGCCTGTAGGGGTCAGGCTTCAGACCGCCCCTCTTGTTTCTAAACAACCCACCAGCAGAGGTCCACCTCACTACATTATTCTGATGCTCCAAGCTCTGAAGGAGCCTCAGTGTTTAATGAGCCCTGAAGTTGCCATTTAATCATTAACAAGTttcctgttttgtgtttcaACGGCGAGTTCGCAGTGAGAAATAAACCTAAAAGAGGAACAACAGTGTTACATTCAGCTAAATAACATTTACATACAGGTTTTAAAGcatttcagtttttgcagtgcttAAATTTTAATTAGAATGAACTGTACAACAGTTGAACTTTTTACTTCCCTAAATTGAAAgtttagttactttgcagattaataATTTACGTAATATATGACCAGTGTGTTAAAAATTAAGTcacatattaaatatataaataagaaTCTCCTCTAACAACCTGAACCTCTAACATTAAAATGCTACTCAGACATATTCTGAAATATAATAACACACTTTAACCTTTGTCAGTACACTTTTCTGATTCTTCAGTACTTTACAGGACTTTTCTTtaatgctacttttactttaaagatctgagtacttaTTATAAGTTATTTatacaagtgtttcttttttggatgttttttggATTAcatgcaactttttttttttaactgaaactttaTTAAAGTTGAAGCACTTTTACTctatttgaatgaaactttatTGTCCTGTTGCAGAACCCAGACGTCCCGattgaaaacacgacagactgtcTGAGTACGATGGcctgtgtgtgtaaagtgaTGCTGGAAACACCGTAAGTCCTGACCTGTTCCTGAACGCATCATGTCAGCCACCTGCCTCAGACATGAGccaaccctgtgtgtgtgtgtgtgtgtgtgtgtgtgtgtgcgcagggaGTATCGCAGTCGTTTCACCAGTGAGGAGACGGTGTTGTTCTGCCTCCGTGTGATGGTCGGTGTCATCATCCTGTACGACCACGTTCACCCGGCCGGAGCCTTCGTTAAGACCTCCAATATAGACGTACGTTAGCAAGGcaaccgcacacacacacacacacacacacagagttactGCTCTTCTCAATGCTTTGTTCACTCGAAGTGATGAGGTCCTCCATGAACACACTTTCTGCCAAAGTTACTTGACGTGACTCGTTTGACGTGGGCGGGAAACGTCCCTGTCAGTGCTGATGAAGCAGATCGGCTGAGACTCTGAATGTCAGTAATACCTAAGGAAGTTTATTTCTAAACTCTCAGAATGCAAATTAATACTCAAAGATTTTAACACAAGTTGAAACAATAATGGgagtaacatttttaatgtgcGGCCAAGACTCATTGACGCAGGTGGGGAGCGTCGTCTGGCCCGTGCGGacgagctactgtaggtcaaactgAAAAAAGCGTTGATGCAGTTTCTGGTAGAAAgatgtcagaacacacagtgaatcACAGATCTTTGGATATGGGGCTGCGTAGCCGCCGGTCATGCTGACCCCtgtgagcatcagaactggACCCCGGAGCAGAGGAAGATGGTGGCCTGGTGTGACGCTGACAGCACGCCGTCAGAGGTCACGTGGTCCATACATTGACTGGTCAGGGCTGGTTTGGTGGCAAAAGGGACACCTACACAATATTAGACAGGTGGACATCACGGCAAGGAACTCAAACTGAGCAGAAGTAAAGAAGACAAACTCCAAAGGGTTACAAAAACTGCCCAGAAAGTAATGGCACTCCACTCCTGCCCACACTGGAAGACATCTTCAGAACACGGCGCCTCCGCAGCGCCAGCAACATCCTGAAAGACGAAACACACCCGTCTTATCAGCTCTTCTCACTGTCGCCATCTGGGAGGTGTAAAGAGCCCTGACAACACGCACCTCCAGGCAGAAGAACAGCTTCTTTCCAAGAGCCATCGCTGAGT
This genomic window contains:
- the LOC123972547 gene encoding golgin subfamily A member 6-like protein 22, whose translation is MKKYSDHLVEEEEGEAADVELKIKEVADEEEEQEVLQEKQEVEEEQEEHEVQEVKEVDEEQEVQEEEQEVLQEKQEVEEEQEEHEVQEVKEVDEEQEVQEEEQEVLQEKQEVEEEQEEHEVQEVKEVDEEQEVQEEEQEVLQEKQEVEEEQEEHEVQEVKEVDEEQEVQEEEQEVLQEKQEVEEEQEEHEVQEVKEVDEEQEVQEEEQEVLQEKQEVEEEQEEHEVQEVKEVDEEQEVQEEEQEVLQEKQEVEEEQEEHEVQEVKEVDEEQEVQEEEQEVEQEQEEHEMQEVEEEQEEEQEEEQEQEEHEMQEVEEEQEEHEVQEVEEEQEVGQVEEVEEMEEEEQEVQEQEVEQEMQKVEEEEHELQVGQRSAVSEQAPKPFLGQEAAVLPAEMPPS